One genomic region from Mauremys reevesii isolate NIE-2019 linkage group 7, ASM1616193v1, whole genome shotgun sequence encodes:
- the CD248 gene encoding endosialin: MLRLWLLLTGLVGPARGAWPGPEAAWPGPEAACGPEGCYVVFFQRRSFLESWRSCRERGGNLATLKRHEEAAQVAELLQATGPGTGQQRLFWIGLQRQPRQCFPQRPLRGFTWTTGDQDTLYTNWAQAEPAGGTACSASRCVVLSYGPATQENFQWLEGSCTLPVDGFLCRFSFAGMCHGLATEETGPVSYTTPFGQVSSTLSHIPFGTVASVACGGAAPVSVLCMQRDDGSVGWSKEEPLCGEEQGDWCEGDNGGCQQLCVDEGPSYSCECHAGHALLPDGRSCAPADGCQNHPCQFECVTGEDGGYRCLCPVGYRLASDGHACEDTDECATDPCEQLCDNFPGGFQCRCQLGYEDDGAGGCADLDECSSAPCEHQCENTEGSYLCLCHLGFSPAEEAPQHCVDNDECQIPGVCQQMCVNYVGGFECYCTEGYELEADGISCAPLAEPPALATRQQTFYPHFRDQQEWGAEVLQVLGTDEPFSLTQEFPDPNTDHSSPRPSTIPPASTTSPPIPSTTTGPPDPTTSPPISSTTTGPPDPTTGPPIPSSTTLIPPTSTAPPQPTNAPTVPHTSPATSPTIGPPTPRPSPPSSKSPRSPGAPASPYSGGEGDPAADRARAPLPPSEDPSTSPGGERARRKRDDRWLLVALLVPLCVFLVIMVALGIVYCTRCGARAKSRSVTQCYRWVTSAGSKGPPHPSAGAHLTTCRTSV; the protein is encoded by the coding sequence ATGCTGCGTCTCTGGCTGCTCCTCACTGGGTTGGTGGGGCCGGCGCGGGGCGCCTGGCCAGGGCCCGAGGCTGCCTGGCCGGGGCCCGAGGCTGCCTGTGGTCCTGAGGGCTGCTACGTTGTCTTCTTCCAGCGCCGCAGCTTCCTGGAGTCCTGGCGGAGCTGCCGGGAGCGTGGCGGGAACCTGGCCACGCTCAAGCGCCATGAGGAGGCCGCCCAGGTGGCAGAGCTTCTGCAGGCCACGGGCCCAGGTACAGGGCAGCAGCGGCTCTTCTGGATCGGGTTGCAGCGCCAGCCACGCCAGTGCTTCCCCCAGCGCCCACTGCGTGGTTTCACCTGGACCACCGGCGACCAAGACACGCTCTACACCAACTGGGCGCAGGCTGAGCCGGCTGGGGGCACCGCTTGCTCGGCCTCGCGCTGCGTTGTGCTGAGCTATGGCCCGGCCACGCAGGAGAATTTCCAGTGGCTGGAGGGTTCGTGCACCCTGCCCGTGGACGGCTTCTTGTGCCGCTTCAGCTTTGCCGGCATGTGCCACGGGCTGGCCACGGAGGAGACAGGGCCCGTGAGCTACACGACGCCCTTCGGCCAGGTCAGCAGCACCCTGAGCCACATCCCCTTCGGCACGGTGGCATCGGTGGCCTGTGGTGGCGCAGCCCCAGTCTCGGTGCTGTGCATGCAGCGGGACGACGGCTCCGTGGGCTGGTCCAAGGAGGAGCCCCTGtgcggggaggagcagggggactggTGCGAGGGTGACaatgggggctgccagcagctgTGCGTGGATGAGGGTCCCAGCTACTCCTGCGAGTGCCACGCTGGCCACGCCTTGCTGCCTGATGGgcgctcctgtgccccagccgaTGGCTGCCAGAACCACCCCTGCCAGTTTGAGTGTGTGACCGGAGAGGACGGAGGGTACCGGTGCTTGTGCCCCGTGGGCTACAGGTTGGCCAGCGACGGGCACGCGTGTGAGGACACGGATGAGTGTGCCACGGACCCGTGTGAGCAGCTGTGTGACAACTTCCCTGGTGGCTTCCAGTGCCGCTGCCAGCTGGGCTACGAGGACGACGGGGCCGGGGGCTGCGCCGACCTGGATGAATGCAGCTCCGCCCCGTGCGAGCACCAGTGCGAGAACACTGAGGGCTCCTACCTGTGCCTGTGCcacctgggcttcagcccagccgaGGAGGCGCCGCAGCACTGTGTCGACAACGACGAGTGCCAGATCCCCGGCGTCTGCCAGCAGATGTGCGTCAACTACGTGGGCGGCTTCGAGTGCTACTGCACCGAGGGCTACGAGCTGGAGGCTGACGGCATCAGCTGTGcccccctggcagagcccccgGCACTGGCCACCAGGCAGCAGACCTTCTACCCACACTTCAGGGACCAACAGGAGTGGGGGGCGGAGGTGCTGCAGGTTTTGGGGACGGATGAGCCTTTCAGTCTGACCCAGGAGTTCCCCGACCCCAACACTGACCACTCATCCCCTCGCCCCTCCACTATCCCACCAGCATCCACCACCAGCCCCCCAATCCCTTCCACAACCACTGGTCCCCCAGACCCCACCACCAGCCCCCCAATCTCTTCCACAACCACTGGTCCCCCAGACCCCACCACTGGCCCCCCCATCCCCAGTAGCACCACCCTGATCCCTCCCACATCCACtgctcccccacagcccaccaaTGCCCCCACAGTTCCACACACCAGCCCCGCGACCAGTCCCACAATTggccccccaaccccccgccccagccccccaagCTCCAAATCTCCAAGGTCCCCTGGTGCTCCTGCCTCACCCtacagtgggggggagggggaccctgCAGCAGACAGGGCCAGGGCACCGCTGCCCCCTTCGGAAGACCCCAGCACCTCTCCAGGTGGGGAGCGGGCACGGAGGAAGCGGGATGACCGGTGGCTGCTGGTGGCACTGCTGGTGCCCCTCTGTGTCTTCCTGGTGATCATGGTAGCGTTGGGCATCGTGTACTGCACCCGCTGCGGCGCCAGAGCCAAGAGCCGCAGCGTCACACAGTGCTACCGCTGGGTCACCAGTGCGGGCAGCaagggccccccccacccctctgcagggGCCCACCTGACCACCTGCCGGACCAGCGTCTGA
- the RIN1 gene encoding ras and Rab interactor 1 isoform X1, whose product MEPPDQPDGSVSLLSLGRDPVYDVPDPHAFPQPRPARGSPNNVSLLDRLLLTQSVWLQLSLNSATALHILQREPPGTFLVRQSNTRRRRVLCLRLLDDLAPAFVASYCLQERAAGVSLEGSSWSFPDLLHLVASYCLSREVLPVALRLPQPIQQAVSHKELEAISHLGLEFWSSSLNAKDPPELPEPPLCGDAAPAAGQLGAIPTRSPRELDCGLGNGALGFLNPLFQGRDGGLRRDDFKRSIKVRVSTETSSPLSPPPKPPPPIPSSQTGMPPTPRREPGQNSPLSMSGYRVPQRAGEPLNPKPARVSLPSLQELDSGSPSGSESEGGGGPRAPSPPAQRRPRAPLRSMSDAVLAVLAPEKQLARAVEGLARDRSTRLGASVQDFLTLVRGGRGEWQSSHELLSPVRTFLTHTKTQLLQSPALELPSPTLLPDHRLDAVLERALHRCVLKPLKPVLASQLRRLRVADGSLGQLRENLRLVREQGPGAFPARATLPSPHDTQRARRKLLQLLRAYSPSTQVTLLLQACKGVYRAMGAAPDGSYGADEFLPVLSFILAQCDLPQLLMEAEYMMELMEPSQLLGEGGYYLTTLQASLALLGHFHEEEPRELRPDVQRALSWRHQSPAGRPPGSPCQDPQPEKTQAPCGGCHSTTPALGAQGTAEQLRGQPTDNSLPLHPEGQDQPQEHPDQHRHPREMGPGLRPLHRLLREGAIDLDEPL is encoded by the exons ATGGAGCCCCCGGACCAGCCGGACGG CTCTGTCTCCCTCCTCAGTCTGGGGCGTGACCCTGTGTACGATGTCCCAGACCCACAcgccttcccccagcccaggcCAGCACGGGGGTCTCCGAACAACGTCAGCCTCCTGGATCGTCTGCTCCTCACCCAGTCTGTCTGGCTGCAGCTGAGCCTCAACTCTGCCACCGCCCTGCACATCCTGCAGCGTGAGCCCCCCGGG ACATTCCTGGTGCGCCAATCGAACACACGCCGACGCCGGGTGCTCTGCTTGCGCCTCCTAGATGACTTGGCCCCGGCCTTCGTCGCTAGCTACTGCCTgcaggagagagcagcag GCGTCTCTCTAGAGGGCTCATCCTGGAGCTTCCCAGACCTCCTGCACCTGGTGGCCTCCTACTGCCTGAGCCG GGAGGTTCTCCCGGTCGCCCTGCGCCTGCCCCAACCCATCCAGCAGGCCGTGTCGCACAAGGAACTGGAGGCCATTTCCCACCTGGGGCTCG AGTTCTGGAGCTCTTCTCTCAATGCCAAGGACCCCCCGGAGCTGCCTGAGCCCCCACTCTGTGGggatgctgcccctgcagctggcCAGCTGGGTGCGATCCCCACACGGAGCCCAAGGGAGCTGGACTGCGGCCTGGGCAATGGGGCGCTGGGCTTCCTGAACCCCCTGTtccagggcagggatgggggcttGCGGCGGGACGACTTCAAGCGCAGCATTAAAGTGCGGGTGTCCACTGAGacctccagccctctctcaccaCCCCCCAAGCCACCGCCCCCAATCCCTTCCAGCCAGACAGGGATGCCCCCCACCCCGCGCCGGGAGCCGGGCCAGAACTCACCGCTCAGCATGTCGGGGTatcgggtgccccagagggctggggagcccCTTAATCCCAAGCCAGCCAGGGTCAGCCTCCCATCCCTGCAGGAGCTGGACAGCGGGTCCCCCAGTGGCTCAGAgagcgaggggggtgggggtCCACGGGCCCCCTCACCTCCTGCCCAGCGCCGCCCCCGTGCCCCTTTGCGCTCCATGAGTGATGCCGTGCTGGCAGTGCTGGCCCCTGAGAAACAGCTGGCACGGGCCGTGGAGGGGCTGGCGCGGGACCGGAGCaccaggctgggagccagcgTCCAGGATTTCCTGACCCTAgtgaggggtggcaggggggagtgGCAGTCCAGCCACGAGCTGCTGAGCCCCGTCCGGACCTTCCTGACCCACACCAAGACCCAgctgctgcagagcccagccctggagctgccaaGCCCCACGCTGCTGCCTGACCACAGGCtgg ACGCTGTGCTGGAACGGGCCCTACATCGTTGTGTGCTGAAGCCCCTCAAACCAGTGCTGGCATCCCAGCTGCGCAGGCTACGCGTGGCAGATGGGTCCCTGGGCCAGCTCCGGGAGAACCTGCGGCTGGTGCGGGAGCAGGGCCCCGGTGCCTTCCCGGCACGGGCAACCCTGCCTAGCCCCCATGACACCCAGCGGGCACGGCGCAAACTGCTGCAGCTTCTGCGTGCCTATTCGCCCAGCACCCAGGTGACACTGCTGCTGCAGGCCTGCAAGGGTGTCTACCGAGCCATGGGGGCAGCCCCGG atGGGAGCTATGGGGCGGACGAGTTCTTGCCGGTTCTGAGCTTCATCCTGGCTCAGTGCGACCTGCCCCAGCTGCTCATGGAGGCTGAGTACATGATGGAGCTGATGGAGCCCAGCCAGCTCCTGGGGGAAG GGGGCTATTACCTGACCACTCTCCAGGCCAGCCTGGCCCTGTTGGGGCATTTCCATGAAGAGGAGCCGAGGGAGCTGCGCCCCGATGTCCAGAGAGCCCTGAGCTGGCGGCACCAGAGCCCCGCAGGGCGGCCCCCTGGCAGCCCGTGCCAG gacccacagcctgaGAAAACCCAGGCCCCCTGCGGTGGGTGCCACTCCACCACACCTGCGCTGGGAGCCCAGGGGACGGCAGAGCAGCTACGGGGGCAACCCACAGATAACagtctccccctgcaccctgagggACAGGACCAGCCCCAGGAGCACCCGGACCAGCACCGCCACCCCAGGGAGATGGGACCCGGGCTGCGACCCCTACACAGGCTGCTCCGTGAAGGGGCTATCGACCTGGATGAACCCCTCTGA
- the RIN1 gene encoding ras and Rab interactor 1 isoform X2 has protein sequence MEPPDQPDGLGRDPVYDVPDPHAFPQPRPARGSPNNVSLLDRLLLTQSVWLQLSLNSATALHILQREPPGTFLVRQSNTRRRRVLCLRLLDDLAPAFVASYCLQERAAGVSLEGSSWSFPDLLHLVASYCLSREVLPVALRLPQPIQQAVSHKELEAISHLGLEFWSSSLNAKDPPELPEPPLCGDAAPAAGQLGAIPTRSPRELDCGLGNGALGFLNPLFQGRDGGLRRDDFKRSIKVRVSTETSSPLSPPPKPPPPIPSSQTGMPPTPRREPGQNSPLSMSGYRVPQRAGEPLNPKPARVSLPSLQELDSGSPSGSESEGGGGPRAPSPPAQRRPRAPLRSMSDAVLAVLAPEKQLARAVEGLARDRSTRLGASVQDFLTLVRGGRGEWQSSHELLSPVRTFLTHTKTQLLQSPALELPSPTLLPDHRLDAVLERALHRCVLKPLKPVLASQLRRLRVADGSLGQLRENLRLVREQGPGAFPARATLPSPHDTQRARRKLLQLLRAYSPSTQVTLLLQACKGVYRAMGAAPDGSYGADEFLPVLSFILAQCDLPQLLMEAEYMMELMEPSQLLGEGGYYLTTLQASLALLGHFHEEEPRELRPDVQRALSWRHQSPAGRPPGSPCQDPQPEKTQAPCGGCHSTTPALGAQGTAEQLRGQPTDNSLPLHPEGQDQPQEHPDQHRHPREMGPGLRPLHRLLREGAIDLDEPL, from the exons ATGGAGCCCCCGGACCAGCCGGACGG TCTGGGGCGTGACCCTGTGTACGATGTCCCAGACCCACAcgccttcccccagcccaggcCAGCACGGGGGTCTCCGAACAACGTCAGCCTCCTGGATCGTCTGCTCCTCACCCAGTCTGTCTGGCTGCAGCTGAGCCTCAACTCTGCCACCGCCCTGCACATCCTGCAGCGTGAGCCCCCCGGG ACATTCCTGGTGCGCCAATCGAACACACGCCGACGCCGGGTGCTCTGCTTGCGCCTCCTAGATGACTTGGCCCCGGCCTTCGTCGCTAGCTACTGCCTgcaggagagagcagcag GCGTCTCTCTAGAGGGCTCATCCTGGAGCTTCCCAGACCTCCTGCACCTGGTGGCCTCCTACTGCCTGAGCCG GGAGGTTCTCCCGGTCGCCCTGCGCCTGCCCCAACCCATCCAGCAGGCCGTGTCGCACAAGGAACTGGAGGCCATTTCCCACCTGGGGCTCG AGTTCTGGAGCTCTTCTCTCAATGCCAAGGACCCCCCGGAGCTGCCTGAGCCCCCACTCTGTGGggatgctgcccctgcagctggcCAGCTGGGTGCGATCCCCACACGGAGCCCAAGGGAGCTGGACTGCGGCCTGGGCAATGGGGCGCTGGGCTTCCTGAACCCCCTGTtccagggcagggatgggggcttGCGGCGGGACGACTTCAAGCGCAGCATTAAAGTGCGGGTGTCCACTGAGacctccagccctctctcaccaCCCCCCAAGCCACCGCCCCCAATCCCTTCCAGCCAGACAGGGATGCCCCCCACCCCGCGCCGGGAGCCGGGCCAGAACTCACCGCTCAGCATGTCGGGGTatcgggtgccccagagggctggggagcccCTTAATCCCAAGCCAGCCAGGGTCAGCCTCCCATCCCTGCAGGAGCTGGACAGCGGGTCCCCCAGTGGCTCAGAgagcgaggggggtgggggtCCACGGGCCCCCTCACCTCCTGCCCAGCGCCGCCCCCGTGCCCCTTTGCGCTCCATGAGTGATGCCGTGCTGGCAGTGCTGGCCCCTGAGAAACAGCTGGCACGGGCCGTGGAGGGGCTGGCGCGGGACCGGAGCaccaggctgggagccagcgTCCAGGATTTCCTGACCCTAgtgaggggtggcaggggggagtgGCAGTCCAGCCACGAGCTGCTGAGCCCCGTCCGGACCTTCCTGACCCACACCAAGACCCAgctgctgcagagcccagccctggagctgccaaGCCCCACGCTGCTGCCTGACCACAGGCtgg ACGCTGTGCTGGAACGGGCCCTACATCGTTGTGTGCTGAAGCCCCTCAAACCAGTGCTGGCATCCCAGCTGCGCAGGCTACGCGTGGCAGATGGGTCCCTGGGCCAGCTCCGGGAGAACCTGCGGCTGGTGCGGGAGCAGGGCCCCGGTGCCTTCCCGGCACGGGCAACCCTGCCTAGCCCCCATGACACCCAGCGGGCACGGCGCAAACTGCTGCAGCTTCTGCGTGCCTATTCGCCCAGCACCCAGGTGACACTGCTGCTGCAGGCCTGCAAGGGTGTCTACCGAGCCATGGGGGCAGCCCCGG atGGGAGCTATGGGGCGGACGAGTTCTTGCCGGTTCTGAGCTTCATCCTGGCTCAGTGCGACCTGCCCCAGCTGCTCATGGAGGCTGAGTACATGATGGAGCTGATGGAGCCCAGCCAGCTCCTGGGGGAAG GGGGCTATTACCTGACCACTCTCCAGGCCAGCCTGGCCCTGTTGGGGCATTTCCATGAAGAGGAGCCGAGGGAGCTGCGCCCCGATGTCCAGAGAGCCCTGAGCTGGCGGCACCAGAGCCCCGCAGGGCGGCCCCCTGGCAGCCCGTGCCAG gacccacagcctgaGAAAACCCAGGCCCCCTGCGGTGGGTGCCACTCCACCACACCTGCGCTGGGAGCCCAGGGGACGGCAGAGCAGCTACGGGGGCAACCCACAGATAACagtctccccctgcaccctgagggACAGGACCAGCCCCAGGAGCACCCGGACCAGCACCGCCACCCCAGGGAGATGGGACCCGGGCTGCGACCCCTACACAGGCTGCTCCGTGAAGGGGCTATCGACCTGGATGAACCCCTCTGA
- the BRMS1 gene encoding breast cancer metastasis-suppressor 1 isoform X2, whose translation MPVHPAPKEAEEMEGDGDSAPELNGEEEESEEEHSASPSESEEESSEMDEEDCERRRSECLDEMCDLEKQFSELKEKLFKERLNQVKAKLEDVASGRAAEYLDPLGVLQNNMKIRIEVAGIYKGLCLEVVRNKHECELQGARQHLESEKLLLYDNMQSELLERIQRLEDDRQSIDITSEWWDDKLRPKNSLKKWDPFRPAKRKKAPLVSGPYIVYMLRDIDILEDWTAIKKAKAAVSPQKRKSDVLVKVEKPGAQFSARCEDGRLHYEGEIYSKGQSVILEVGDEAPAQAVITAVSTGEVWLRREDGTKTKIYVSQLQKGKYSVHKA comes from the exons ATGCCGGTGCACCCGGCGCCCAAGGAGGCGGAGGAGATGGAGGGGGACGGGGACTCGGCACCTGAGCTGAATGGCGAAGAGGAGGAGAGCGAGGAGGAGCATAGTGCCAGCCCTTCTGAATCAGAGGAAGAAAGCTCAG AGATGGACGAGGAGGACTGTGAGCGGCGCCGCAGCGAGTGCCTGGATGAGATGTGTGACCTGGAGAAGCAGTTCTCTGAGCTGAAGGAAAA GCTATTCAAGGAGCGGCTGAACCAGGTGAAGGCCAAGCTGGAGGACGTGGCGTCGGGGCGGGCAGCTGAGTACCTCGACCCCCTGGGTGTCCTGCAGAACAACATGAAGATCCGCATCGAGGTGGCTG GCATCTACAAGGGGCTGTGCCTGGAGGTGGTCAGGAACAAGCACGAGTGTGAGCTGCAGGGAGCACGCCAGCACCTGGAG AGTGAGAAGCTGCTGCTCTACGACAACATGCAGAGCGAGCTGCTGGAGCGAATCCAGCGCCTGGAGGATGATCGGCAGAGCATCGACATCACCTCAG AGTGGTGGGACGACAAGCTGCGCCCCAAGAACAGCCTCAAGAAGTGGGATCCCTTCCGGCCTGCCAAGAGGAAGAAAGCGCCGCTTGTGTCTG GCCCCTACATCGTCTACATGCTGCGGGACATCGACATCCTGGAAGACTGGACGGCCATCAAAAAG GCTAAAGCAGCCGTGTCGCCCCAGAAGAGAAAATCAGACG tgctggTGAAGGTGGAGAAGCCGGGGGCCCAGTTTTCAGCCCGCTGCGAGGACGGGCGGCTGCATTACGAGGGTGAGATCTACAGCAAAGGGCAGAGCGTCATCCTGGAGGTCGGGGACGAGGCGCCTGCGCA GGCAGTGATCACGGCTGTCAGCACTGGGGAGGTCTGGCTGCGCCGGGAGGATGGCACCAAGACCAAAATCTACGTCTCGCAGCTGCAGAAGGGCAAGTACTCGGTGCACAAGGCCTGA
- the BRMS1 gene encoding breast cancer metastasis-suppressor 1 isoform X1, which yields MLWQCHDWCSGNAAMELHQVVMTLFRSQQVPWYHGNNPTGCHGDVSQAGAMATPVQGIPLSPTLGECRSPHARLCASCCHGNMPHPPLAHKAQRSGQLGTIEATALWLTGLPDWLSEDGAGPVVVELPGTEKRSAYGREAAGLGSPRVPMPVHPAPKEAEEMEGDGDSAPELNGEEEESEEEHSASPSESEEESSEMDEEDCERRRSECLDEMCDLEKQFSELKEKLFKERLNQVKAKLEDVASGRAAEYLDPLGVLQNNMKIRIEVAGIYKGLCLEVVRNKHECELQGARQHLESEKLLLYDNMQSELLERIQRLEDDRQSIDITSEWWDDKLRPKNSLKKWDPFRPAKRKKAPLVSGPYIVYMLRDIDILEDWTAIKKAKAAVSPQKRKSDVLVKVEKPGAQFSARCEDGRLHYEGEIYSKGQSVILEVGDEAPAQAVITAVSTGEVWLRREDGTKTKIYVSQLQKGKYSVHKA from the exons ATGTTATGGCAGTGCCACGACTGGTGCTCTGGCAATGCAGCAATGGAGCTGCACCAGGTTGTGATGACATTGTTCAGGAGTCAGCAGGTCCCATGGTACCATGGCAACAACCCGACTGGGTGCCATGGTGATGTGTCACAAGCAGGTGCCATGGCAACACCAGTTCAGGGGATTCCCCTTAGCCCAACTTTGGGTGAATGTCGCTCACCTCATGCTAGGCTGTGTGCCTCCTGTTGCCATGGGAACATGCCCCATCCTCCACTAGCCCATAAGGCCCAGCGCAGTGGGCAGCTGGGAACCATAGAGGCAACGGCGCTCTGGTTAACTGGTCTCCCTGATTGGCTGTCAGAGGATGGGGCGGGGCCAGTAGTTGTGGAGCTTCCGGGTACGGAGAAGCGAAGCGCTTACGGGAGGGAGGCCGCCGGCCTGGGCTCCCCGAG AGTGCCCATGCCGGTGCACCCGGCGCCCAAGGAGGCGGAGGAGATGGAGGGGGACGGGGACTCGGCACCTGAGCTGAATGGCGAAGAGGAGGAGAGCGAGGAGGAGCATAGTGCCAGCCCTTCTGAATCAGAGGAAGAAAGCTCAG AGATGGACGAGGAGGACTGTGAGCGGCGCCGCAGCGAGTGCCTGGATGAGATGTGTGACCTGGAGAAGCAGTTCTCTGAGCTGAAGGAAAA GCTATTCAAGGAGCGGCTGAACCAGGTGAAGGCCAAGCTGGAGGACGTGGCGTCGGGGCGGGCAGCTGAGTACCTCGACCCCCTGGGTGTCCTGCAGAACAACATGAAGATCCGCATCGAGGTGGCTG GCATCTACAAGGGGCTGTGCCTGGAGGTGGTCAGGAACAAGCACGAGTGTGAGCTGCAGGGAGCACGCCAGCACCTGGAG AGTGAGAAGCTGCTGCTCTACGACAACATGCAGAGCGAGCTGCTGGAGCGAATCCAGCGCCTGGAGGATGATCGGCAGAGCATCGACATCACCTCAG AGTGGTGGGACGACAAGCTGCGCCCCAAGAACAGCCTCAAGAAGTGGGATCCCTTCCGGCCTGCCAAGAGGAAGAAAGCGCCGCTTGTGTCTG GCCCCTACATCGTCTACATGCTGCGGGACATCGACATCCTGGAAGACTGGACGGCCATCAAAAAG GCTAAAGCAGCCGTGTCGCCCCAGAAGAGAAAATCAGACG tgctggTGAAGGTGGAGAAGCCGGGGGCCCAGTTTTCAGCCCGCTGCGAGGACGGGCGGCTGCATTACGAGGGTGAGATCTACAGCAAAGGGCAGAGCGTCATCCTGGAGGTCGGGGACGAGGCGCCTGCGCA GGCAGTGATCACGGCTGTCAGCACTGGGGAGGTCTGGCTGCGCCGGGAGGATGGCACCAAGACCAAAATCTACGTCTCGCAGCTGCAGAAGGGCAAGTACTCGGTGCACAAGGCCTGA
- the B4GAT1 gene encoding beta-1,4-glucuronyltransferase 1, with protein MQGPARCSFFKALLWALALVALLQLLYLSLLSGLHGRQQRSRYSELFGGRRGEAPGRPSEQQKEQLKRALASGGRLDASGQYRIYTDMLGPPERAGRAPDLVLATHTSLSNLHQLQELVGRWQGPVSVALFAPGPAEVRLATLMLYALGALCGPVRQLVSAHLVCHSGDLAAFPELEDRAEFARLKACGDVFAKLARAGAGRRNYALGANASYPNNLLRNVAQGAATGHYTLVLDVDMLPSEGLREAFLALAATLGAEGPPGVFVVPAFEIRHTRRLPGAKAELLQLYQVGEIRPFYEELCPRCQAPTNYSRWLNLPPGSSLNIAYTVEWRDPWEPFYISANSVPPYDERFKQYGFNRISQACELHVAGYSFSVLNNAFLVHKGFKVPSEFHAQKDAENQRNKVLFRQFKQELKLKYPGSPRRC; from the exons ATGCAGGGCCCCGCCAGATGCTCCTTCTTCAAGGCGCTGCTGTGGGCGCTGGCGCTGGtggccctgctgcagctgctctacCTGTCCCTGCTCTCGGGGCTCCACGGCCGCCAGCAGCGCTCCCGCTACTCGGAGCTGTTCGGGGGGCGCCGGGGCGAGGCGCCCGGCCGGCCCAGCGAGCAGCAGAAGGAGCAGCTGAAGCGCGCCCTGGCCAGCGGCGGGCGGCTGGATGCCAGCGGCCAGTACCGGATCTACACGGACAtgctggggcccccggagcgggcGGGGCGGGCGCCCGACCTGGTGCTCGCCACCCACACCAGCCTGAGCAACCTGCACCAGCTGCAGGAGCTGGTGGGGCGCTGGCAGGGCCCGGTCTCCGTGGCGCTTTTTGCGCCGGGCCCCGCCGAGGTGCGGCTGGCCACGCTGATGCTCTACGCCTTGGGGGCGCTGTGCGGGCCAGTGCGGCAGCTGGTGAGTGCCCACCTGGTGTGCCACTCGGGGGACCTGGCCGCCTTCCCCGAGCTGGAGGACCGGGCGGAGTTTGCCCGGCTCAAGGCCTGTGGGGATGTCTTCGCCAAGCTGGCACGGGCTGGGGCGGGCCGGCGTAACTACGCCCTGGGCGCCAATGCTTCATACCCCAACAACCTGCTGCGCAATGTGGCCCAGGGGGCAGCCACTGGGCACTACACGCTCGTGCTGGACGTGGACATGCTGCCCAGCGAGGGGCTGCGTGAGGCCTTCCTGGCACTGGCTGCAACCTTGGGTGCTGAGGGGCCACCAGGCGTCTTCGTGGTGCCCGCCTTTGAGATCCGGCACACCCGGCGCCTCCCAGGTGCCAAggccgagctgctgcagctgtATCAGGTGGGGGAAATCCGGCCGTTCTACGAGGAGCTCTGCCCACGCTGCCAGGCCCCCACCAACTACTCACGCTGGCTGAACCTGCCTCCGGGCAGTTCCCTGAATATTGCCTACACCGTGGAGTGGAGGGACCCCTGGGAACCCTTCTACATCAGTGCCAACTCTGTGCCACCGTATGATGAAAGATTCAAGCAGTATGGGTTCAACCGCATCAGCCAG GCATGTGAGCTCCATGTGGCCGGGTACAGTTTCTCAGTGCTGAACAATGCTTTCCTGGTGCACAAGGGCTTCAAGGTGCCGAGCGAGTTCCATGCACAGAAGGATGCCGAGAATCAGCGCAACAAGGTGCTCTTCCGCCAGTTCAAGCAGGAGCTGAAGCTGAAGTATCCTGGTTCACCGCGCCGGTGCTGA